From one Pseudopipra pipra isolate bDixPip1 chromosome 2, bDixPip1.hap1, whole genome shotgun sequence genomic stretch:
- the CLDND1 gene encoding claudin domain-containing protein 1 codes for MMDNRFATALVIACVLSLISTIYMAASIGTDFWYEYHTLSPAENVSEAGRSIWEEFFSKDADEKTYTDALFRCNGTVGLWRRCITVPKNSHWYSPPENDMTTNCISFSLSDQFMEKYVEPGNHNSGTDLNRTYLWRLQFLLPFVSIGLMCFGALIGLCACACRSLYPAIATGVLHFLAGLCTLGLVGCYIAGIELLHKKLPLPDDVRGEFGWSFCLACVSAPLQFMAAALFIWAARTNRKEFTLLKAYRVA; via the exons ATGATGGATAACCGGTTTGCCACAGCACTGGTGATCGCCTGTGTGCTCAGCCTCATCTCCACCATCTACATGGCAGCTTCCATTGGCACCGACTTCTGGTACGAATACCACACCCTGTCCCCAGCTGAGAATGTTAGTGAAGCTGGTAGAAGCATCTGGGAGGAGTTTTTCAGCAAAGATGCAGATGAGAAGACCTACACAGATGCGCTCTTCCGGTGCAACGGCACGGTTGGACTGTGGCGGAGGTGCATCACTGTACCCAAAAACTCTCACTGGTACAGCCCACCAG aaAACGACATGACTACAAACTGCATCAGTTTTTCCCTCTCTGATCAGTTTATGGAAAAGTACGTTGAGCCTGGAAATCACAATAGTGGCACAGATTTGAATCGGACTT ATCTCTGGCGACTGCAGTTTCTCCTGCCCTTCGTCAGCATCGGCCTCATGTGCTTTGGGGCTCTGATTGGGCTCTGTGCCTGTGCCTGTCGCAGCCTTTACCCAGCCATTGCCACTGGAGTCCTGCATTTCCTAGCAG GGCTTTGTACGCTGGGCCTCGTTGGCTGCTACATAGCTGGGATTGAGCTGCTCCACAAGAAGCTGCCTCTGCCTGATGACGTGAGGGGTGAATTTGGCTGGTCCTTCTGCCTCGCCTGTGTGTCGGCACCTTTGCAGTTCATGGCAGCTGCTCTTTTCATCTGGGCAGCTCGCACCAACAGGAAGGAGTTCACCCTCTTGAAAGCGTACCGGGTAGCATAA